A window of the Lactuca sativa cultivar Salinas chromosome 5, Lsat_Salinas_v11, whole genome shotgun sequence genome harbors these coding sequences:
- the LOC111909727 gene encoding thioredoxin-like 1-1, chloroplastic, protein MASSLNPITFPGYPTSFNETLIKSNRPLTPSVHATDFLTKRSQLFSDQKGLTSSSWHAKTPIHAHASICVSKSMRWWEKTLKPNMIEINSAQELVDTLSNSGDRLVIVEFYSPGCGGCKSLHPKICQLAESNPNTVFLQVNYEELKPMCHSLHIHVLPFFRFYKGSQGKLCSFSCTIATIKKFKDAVSKHKNDACDLNLGPAKGLEESELLTLCSIGQISYHLPQKSNEEDLVLEEMNPSINKLLLA, encoded by the exons ATGGCTTCTTCATTGAACCCCATTACTTTTCCTGGTTATCCTACTTCGTTTAACGAAACCCTAATCAAATCAAATAGACCCCTTACTCCTTCCGTTCACGCCACAGATTTCTTGACCAAAAGATCCCAACTTTTCTCAGATCAGAAGGGTCTAACTTCAAGTTCTTGGCATGCGAAAACCCCTATTCAT GCACATGCATCAATTTGTGTGAGCAAATCCATGAGATGGTGGGAAAAGACGCTTAAACCCAACATGATTGAGATTAATTCAGCCCAAGAATTGGTGGATACACTATCAAATTCAGGGGATAGATTGGTCATTGTGGAGTTTTATTCACCTGGTTGTGGTGGTTGTAAATCTTTACACCCCAAG ATCTGTCAACTGGCTGAGTCAAACCCTAATACAGTTTTCCTCCAAGTGAACTATGAAGAACTTAAACCCATGTGTCATTCTCTTCATATTCATGTTTTGCCTTTTTTCAGATTCTACAAAGGTTCCCAAGGCAAGCTTTGTAGCTTTAGCTGCACCATTGCAACT ATCAAGAAATTCAAAGATGCGGTGTCAAAGCATAAGAATGATGCGTGTGATCTAAATCTTGGTCCAGCCAAAGGATTAGAGGAATCTGAGCTGTTGACTTTATGTTCAATTGGTCAAATTTCATATCATTTGCCACAAAAGTCAAATGAGGAAGATTTGGTTCTTGAAGAGATGAATCCATCTATTAACAAATTACTTCTTGCATAG